In a single window of the Limnochorda sp. L945t genome:
- a CDS encoding ABC transporter permease yields the protein MKARGLQAARAVAVPVLAVVTGLVVGAVIIVVTDLEVLRAWAAGPARWGAAAAATWHSVARAYGALWEGALGSPYAVSESLITATPYILAGLAVALGFRAGLFNIGVEGQLFAGALASVWVGYAVRGMPAAVHLPLALLAGAGAGAVWAAIPGYLKARTGAHEVVNTIMMNYVAFRLSDWLLNGPMKRPGPGGSPGFVPVSPEVLPSAYLPQLFAPPIRFHVGFFLALAIAAVVWWLLWRTPLGFELRSVGVNPSAARTAGISVERSYVVAMTISGALAGLAGANQVLGVDHWLGQGFSPGYGFDSIALALLGGSHPVGVILASLLFGTLRSGATRMQSVAGIPIDIITILQALIIAFVAAPALIRALYRLRTRAEAGPVLTRGWGKG from the coding sequence ATGAAGGCGCGGGGGCTCCAGGCGGCTCGAGCCGTGGCGGTGCCGGTGCTGGCCGTCGTGACGGGGCTCGTCGTGGGCGCCGTCATCATCGTGGTGACGGACCTGGAGGTGCTGCGCGCCTGGGCGGCCGGCCCCGCCCGTTGGGGGGCGGCGGCCGCCGCCACGTGGCACAGTGTGGCGCGCGCCTACGGGGCGCTGTGGGAGGGTGCGCTCGGCTCCCCGTACGCCGTCTCGGAGAGCCTGATCACGGCGACGCCGTACATCCTGGCGGGCCTGGCGGTGGCGCTCGGGTTCCGGGCGGGGCTGTTCAACATCGGGGTCGAGGGGCAACTCTTCGCGGGAGCGCTGGCCTCGGTCTGGGTGGGCTATGCGGTCCGCGGGATGCCGGCGGCCGTGCACCTGCCGCTCGCCTTGCTGGCCGGCGCCGGCGCCGGGGCGGTGTGGGCCGCCATCCCCGGGTACCTCAAGGCGCGCACCGGCGCCCACGAAGTCGTCAACACGATCATGATGAACTACGTGGCCTTCCGCCTGAGCGACTGGCTGCTCAACGGGCCCATGAAGCGGCCTGGCCCGGGCGGCAGCCCGGGGTTCGTGCCCGTCAGCCCGGAGGTGCTTCCTTCGGCCTACCTGCCCCAGCTGTTCGCACCGCCCATCCGGTTCCACGTGGGGTTCTTCCTGGCGCTGGCGATCGCGGCGGTGGTCTGGTGGCTGCTGTGGCGCACGCCGCTCGGCTTCGAGCTGCGCAGCGTCGGGGTCAACCCTTCGGCGGCCCGCACTGCGGGCATCTCCGTCGAGCGCAGCTACGTGGTGGCCATGACGATCAGCGGGGCGCTGGCAGGCCTGGCAGGGGCCAACCAGGTGCTGGGCGTCGATCACTGGCTGGGGCAGGGCTTCTCCCCGGGCTACGGGTTCGACAGCATTGCCCTGGCGCTGCTGGGCGGGTCGCACCCGGTGGGGGTCATCCTGGCCTCGCTGCTGTTCGGTACGCTCCGGAGCGGAGCGACCCGGATGCAGTCGGTCGCCGGCATTCCCATCGACATCATCACCATCCTGCAGGCGCTGATCATCGCCTTCGTGGCGGCGCCGGCCCTGATCCGGGCCCTTTACCGGCTGCGCACGCGCGCCGAAGCCGGCCCGGTCCTGACCCGGGGGTGGGGGAAAGGGTGA
- a CDS encoding ABC transporter ATP-binding protein, which produces MSDVVLQLRGIVKRFPGVVANDHVDLELRQGEILALLGENGAGKTTLMNVLYGLLSPDEGEIRVAGRRVRFDSPSDAMRAGIGMVHQHFMLVPVMTVAENVVLGAEPVRGRFFVDAREAARRVADISTRYGLQVEPGALVRDLPVGVQQRVEIIKLLYRSARVLILDEPTAVLTPQEVDELFAILEGLARAGHSVIFITHKLKEALAIADRIVVLRQGRVVGATTPDRSDEAQLAAMMVGRAVSLELDKPPARPGAEVLAVRNLWVVDDRHVATVRGVSFEVRAGEILGIAGVQGNGQTELMEALARLRPVAAGEIRVLGRSTAGLSVRDLWEMGVAYVPEDRQRDGLILPFPIYENLALNNYHRPPASSRGMLHMDVLRRRAEELVRTFDIRTPSVDMPVSALSGGNQQKVIMAREFSRPIRLLLASQPTRGLDVASVEYIHRRILDQREAGAGVVLVSTELEEILGLSDRIAVMYRGQVVALEDRARMDRHRLGLLMAGAAA; this is translated from the coding sequence TTGAGCGACGTCGTCCTGCAGCTGCGAGGCATCGTCAAGCGATTCCCGGGCGTCGTGGCCAACGACCACGTCGACCTGGAGCTCCGCCAGGGAGAGATCCTGGCCCTTCTGGGGGAGAACGGGGCGGGCAAGACGACCCTGATGAACGTGCTGTACGGCCTGCTCTCTCCCGACGAGGGGGAGATCCGGGTGGCGGGCCGGCGGGTCCGCTTCGACAGCCCCTCGGACGCCATGCGTGCCGGGATCGGCATGGTCCACCAGCACTTCATGCTGGTCCCCGTCATGACCGTGGCCGAAAACGTGGTCCTCGGGGCGGAGCCGGTGCGGGGGAGGTTTTTCGTCGACGCGCGCGAGGCGGCCCGGCGCGTGGCCGACATCTCGACGCGTTACGGGCTTCAGGTGGAGCCCGGCGCGCTGGTGCGGGACCTGCCGGTGGGCGTGCAGCAGCGGGTCGAGATCATCAAACTCCTGTACCGGAGCGCCCGGGTGCTGATCCTGGACGAGCCGACGGCCGTGCTCACCCCGCAGGAAGTGGACGAGCTGTTCGCCATCCTCGAGGGGCTGGCGCGCGCCGGGCACTCGGTCATCTTCATCACCCACAAGCTCAAAGAGGCGCTCGCGATCGCCGATCGCATCGTGGTGCTCCGCCAGGGGCGGGTCGTGGGGGCCACGACCCCGGATCGGAGCGACGAGGCGCAGCTCGCCGCCATGATGGTGGGGCGCGCCGTCAGCCTCGAGCTGGACAAACCGCCGGCCCGCCCGGGCGCTGAGGTGCTGGCGGTGCGCAACCTGTGGGTGGTCGACGACCGGCACGTCGCCACGGTGCGGGGCGTGAGCTTCGAGGTGCGGGCAGGCGAGATCCTGGGGATCGCTGGCGTGCAGGGCAACGGGCAGACCGAGCTGATGGAGGCCCTGGCCCGGTTGCGGCCGGTGGCGGCGGGGGAGATCCGCGTGCTGGGCCGCTCCACAGCGGGTTTGAGCGTGCGGGACCTCTGGGAGATGGGGGTCGCGTACGTCCCCGAGGACCGCCAGCGGGACGGGCTCATCTTGCCTTTTCCCATTTACGAGAATCTGGCCCTCAACAACTACCATCGCCCTCCGGCGTCGAGCCGCGGGATGCTGCACATGGACGTCCTGCGCCGGCGTGCCGAGGAGCTGGTGCGGACCTTCGACATCCGCACCCCGTCGGTGGACATGCCGGTGAGCGCGCTGTCGGGGGGTAACCAGCAAAAGGTCATCATGGCACGGGAGTTTTCCAGGCCCATCCGGTTGCTGCTCGCCTCCCAGCCGACCCGGGGCCTCGACGTGGCCTCGGTCGAGTACATCCACCGCCGCATCCTGGACCAGCGGGAGGCCGGCGCCGGCGTGGTGCTGGTCTCTACGGAGCTCGAGGAGATCCTGGGGCTGTCCGACCGGATCGCCGTGATGTACCGGGGCCAGGTGGTGGCGCTCGAGGACCGCGCGCGGATGGACCGGCACCGCTTGGGCCTGCTGATGGCAGGGGCGGCGGCATGA
- a CDS encoding BMP family lipoprotein, which produces MKRFLRALGLAALALTLAVGSASAAKIRVGQVTDVGGIDDKSFNATAWKGVLEAIDKLGVEGRYLESQQQTDYAKNIQEFVSQKYDLIVTVGFLLGDATKEFAQRYPQQKFAIVDFSYEPALPNVLGLTFATDQAAFLAGYLAAGMTKTGKVGTFGGIAIPPVTIFMRGFEAGVTYYNQVKGKNVRVLGWTSATGKGLFTGNFESTDDGRRFAESLFDEGADIVMPVAGPVGLGSAAAARDRKRMIIGVDTDWYVSAPEYRSTYLTSVVKNMDVAVFDAIKAVQSGSFKGGTYVGTLANGGVGIAPFHEYEEKVPASLKQELEQVKAKLVSGEISVDKVLASR; this is translated from the coding sequence TTGAAACGGTTTCTGCGCGCGTTGGGCCTGGCGGCCCTGGCCCTGACGCTGGCGGTAGGGTCGGCGTCGGCCGCGAAGATCAGGGTCGGGCAGGTCACGGACGTCGGAGGGATCGACGACAAGAGTTTCAATGCCACGGCCTGGAAGGGCGTCCTGGAGGCCATCGACAAGCTGGGGGTCGAGGGCCGGTACCTGGAGTCGCAACAGCAGACCGACTACGCGAAGAACATTCAGGAGTTCGTCTCGCAGAAGTACGACCTCATCGTCACGGTCGGTTTCCTGCTCGGGGACGCCACCAAGGAGTTCGCGCAGCGCTATCCGCAGCAAAAGTTCGCCATCGTGGACTTCAGCTACGAGCCGGCTTTGCCCAACGTCCTCGGGCTGACCTTTGCCACCGATCAGGCGGCCTTCCTCGCAGGCTACCTCGCTGCCGGGATGACCAAGACGGGGAAGGTGGGGACCTTCGGAGGGATCGCCATCCCGCCGGTCACCATCTTCATGCGGGGTTTCGAGGCCGGGGTCACGTACTACAACCAGGTGAAGGGGAAGAACGTGCGGGTGCTGGGCTGGACCAGCGCCACCGGCAAGGGCCTGTTCACCGGCAACTTCGAGAGCACCGACGACGGGCGCCGGTTTGCCGAGTCGCTGTTTGACGAGGGCGCCGACATCGTCATGCCCGTGGCCGGGCCCGTCGGGCTCGGGTCGGCGGCGGCCGCCCGGGACCGCAAGCGGATGATCATCGGCGTCGACACCGACTGGTACGTGAGCGCTCCGGAGTACCGCAGCACCTACCTGACCAGCGTCGTGAAGAACATGGACGTGGCCGTCTTCGACGCCATCAAGGCGGTCCAGAGCGGGTCGTTCAAGGGCGGCACCTACGTCGGCACGCTGGCCAACGGCGGGGTGGGCATCGCACCGTTCCACGAGTACGAGGAGAAGGTGCCCGCCTCTTTGAAGCAAGAGCTCGAGCAGGTCAAGGCGAAGCTGGTAAGCGGCGAGATCAGCGTCGACAAGGTACTGGCTTCTCGGTGA
- a CDS encoding phosphoadenylyl-sulfate reductase, producing MSVSDPQESPEAMAVEAARLETRSAREILEWALGTFGSRICLACSFGAEDMVILHLAASIRPGVDVFYLDTGLLFEETYRLIEEVRTLYPVHLIRVEPSLPLHQQARRYGEALWERDPDRCCQLRKLEPLQAFLRGYSAWVTGIRRQQAPTRRNARVVEWDGRWGLVKVNPLCTWSREDVWRFIRSFGVPYNPLHDRGYPSIGCRPCTSPVADGEEERAGRWRGRAKTECGLHATQLPEDGRALPVWTGAREEGPAS from the coding sequence ATGTCCGTGTCCGATCCGCAGGAGTCGCCGGAGGCGATGGCGGTCGAGGCGGCCCGGCTCGAGACGCGCTCTGCCCGGGAGATCCTGGAGTGGGCCCTGGGTACCTTTGGCTCGCGCATCTGCTTGGCGTGCAGTTTCGGGGCCGAGGACATGGTCATCCTGCACCTCGCGGCGTCCATCCGGCCGGGCGTCGACGTCTTCTACCTCGACACGGGGTTGCTGTTCGAAGAGACGTACCGGCTCATCGAGGAGGTAAGGACGCTCTATCCCGTCCATCTCATCCGGGTCGAGCCGTCCCTCCCTCTCCACCAGCAGGCGAGGCGCTACGGCGAGGCCCTGTGGGAGCGCGATCCGGACCGCTGCTGCCAGTTGCGGAAGCTCGAGCCGCTCCAGGCCTTCTTGCGCGGCTACTCGGCCTGGGTGACGGGCATCCGCCGCCAGCAGGCGCCCACCCGGCGCAACGCCCGGGTCGTGGAGTGGGACGGCAGATGGGGCCTCGTCAAGGTCAACCCGCTGTGCACGTGGAGCCGCGAGGACGTGTGGAGGTTCATCCGTTCCTTCGGGGTGCCGTACAACCCGTTGCACGACCGGGGCTACCCCAGCATCGGATGCCGGCCCTGCACTTCGCCCGTGGCCGACGGGGAGGAGGAGCGGGCCGGAAGGTGGAGAGGGCGAGCCAAGACCGAGTGCGGCCTCCACGCCACCCAGCTCCCGGAAGACGGCCGGGCGCTTCCGGTCTGGACGGGAGCGCGAGAGGAGGGCCCTGCGTCGTGA
- a CDS encoding S9 family peptidase, giving the protein METSGPAPRKRRLESRDLLRMRFVGDVQLSPDGRNVAWVERWIDPEADQYRSRIMVAPSDGSGPARAFTAGPGQDKAPRWSPDGRWLAFLSDRPLVPPEASRAGGSAASRGQETAPFQLFVMPADGGEARPLTRLKHGAGVPVWAPDGRRIAFVAVLDTEKGLERLGDEDPDEKEPYRRFNRDVQVITRLLYKEDGVGFFGRKRRHLFLVFLDEVAGEEVGGRSAQADGASVPAGPASIPDPVQLTAGEWDVRACDWLADGSRLAIVANPDPDADYQRWSDVYLLPAPQEPARGAPPETGPGLEKLTRSELRVTDVMASPDGRHLAFTAFDLEYDQYSNHHLYLLDLARDERPPISLTAAADLCLGNQALTDVAGDGGDGVVWAADGSGLFAQVSRRGSVDLLWFGLPGETTAGPAPAAPITPLLEGRQVIQAVSVRSRSGQVAVVMTDPLRPGEVWAGRLDGPPYRSLAGLRQLSHANGALLGEVELSEPEPFAFESGGLRLDGWAIRPVGARPGRRYPVVLEIHGGPMAMYAHAFFFEFQLLAARGYGVIYTNPRGSQGYGQAFCAAIRGDWGHLDYRDVMALVDAALERFDFIDPERLGVAGGSYGGYMTNWIIGHTDRFKAAVTMRSVTNEHSFFGTSDIGVFDLYDLRQPPWADAPRYLSMSPIHYAGQIHTPTLILHSEMDLRCPIEQAEQLYTALKWRKVPVEFVRFAGESHGLSRGGKPWHRVFRLDRIVDWFDRYLGKAEDEQG; this is encoded by the coding sequence ATGGAGACATCGGGCCCTGCGCCGCGCAAGCGGCGCCTCGAGTCGCGGGATCTGCTGCGGATGCGCTTCGTGGGCGACGTGCAGCTGTCGCCAGACGGGCGCAACGTCGCATGGGTCGAGCGCTGGATCGACCCGGAGGCCGACCAGTATCGCTCCCGGATCATGGTGGCCCCGTCCGATGGCTCCGGGCCGGCACGGGCCTTCACCGCGGGGCCGGGCCAGGACAAGGCGCCTCGCTGGTCGCCGGACGGCCGGTGGCTGGCCTTCTTGTCGGACAGGCCCCTGGTGCCGCCCGAGGCGAGCAGGGCCGGAGGCAGCGCAGCGTCTCGGGGGCAGGAGACGGCGCCCTTCCAACTCTTCGTGATGCCGGCCGATGGGGGCGAGGCCCGTCCCCTGACCCGGCTCAAGCACGGGGCGGGCGTGCCCGTCTGGGCGCCCGACGGCCGGCGCATCGCGTTCGTGGCCGTGCTCGACACCGAAAAGGGGCTCGAGCGGCTGGGAGACGAGGACCCCGACGAGAAGGAGCCGTACCGCCGGTTTAACCGGGACGTGCAGGTCATCACCCGGCTGCTGTACAAGGAAGACGGGGTGGGCTTCTTCGGCCGCAAGCGGCGCCACCTATTCCTCGTCTTCCTGGACGAAGTGGCAGGGGAGGAGGTGGGCGGCCGGTCCGCGCAGGCTGACGGTGCGAGCGTGCCCGCAGGCCCGGCCTCCATCCCGGACCCGGTGCAGCTCACGGCAGGAGAGTGGGACGTCCGGGCATGCGACTGGCTGGCCGACGGATCGCGCCTTGCCATCGTCGCCAATCCCGACCCCGATGCAGACTACCAGCGTTGGAGCGACGTCTACCTCCTCCCTGCCCCCCAAGAGCCGGCGCGAGGCGCGCCACCTGAAACCGGCCCGGGCCTGGAGAAGCTGACCCGGTCCGAGCTCCGGGTGACGGACGTCATGGCCTCGCCCGACGGCAGGCATCTCGCCTTCACGGCCTTCGACCTGGAGTACGACCAGTACAGCAACCATCACCTCTACCTGCTCGACCTGGCCCGCGACGAGCGCCCTCCGATCTCCCTCACCGCCGCGGCCGACCTTTGTCTCGGCAACCAGGCCCTGACCGACGTGGCCGGGGACGGCGGCGACGGCGTGGTGTGGGCTGCCGACGGGTCGGGGCTGTTCGCCCAGGTGAGCCGCAGGGGCTCGGTGGACCTGCTCTGGTTCGGGCTGCCCGGCGAAACGACGGCCGGGCCTGCGCCGGCCGCGCCCATCACACCCCTGCTCGAGGGGCGCCAGGTCATCCAGGCAGTGAGCGTTCGCTCCCGCTCGGGGCAGGTGGCCGTGGTCATGACCGACCCGCTGCGACCGGGAGAGGTATGGGCCGGTCGCCTGGACGGGCCTCCGTACAGGAGCCTCGCGGGCTTGCGCCAGCTTTCCCACGCCAACGGGGCGCTCCTCGGGGAGGTGGAGCTGTCGGAGCCGGAGCCCTTCGCGTTCGAGTCCGGCGGGCTGCGCCTCGACGGGTGGGCCATCCGGCCCGTAGGGGCCCGGCCGGGGCGGCGCTACCCGGTCGTCCTCGAGATTCACGGCGGGCCCATGGCCATGTACGCCCACGCCTTCTTCTTCGAGTTCCAGTTGCTCGCCGCCCGGGGGTACGGCGTCATCTACACCAACCCGCGGGGCAGCCAGGGATACGGGCAGGCGTTCTGCGCGGCCATCCGGGGGGACTGGGGCCATCTCGATTACCGCGACGTCATGGCCCTGGTCGACGCCGCGCTGGAGCGGTTCGACTTCATCGACCCCGAGCGGTTGGGCGTGGCGGGCGGCAGCTACGGAGGCTACATGACCAACTGGATCATCGGCCACACCGACCGCTTCAAGGCGGCCGTGACCATGCGCAGTGTGACCAACGAGCACAGTTTCTTCGGCACGAGCGATATCGGCGTCTTCGACCTTTACGACCTGCGCCAGCCCCCGTGGGCCGACGCTCCCCGCTACCTGTCGATGTCGCCCATCCACTACGCCGGCCAGATCCACACGCCGACCCTGATTCTCCACTCAGAGATGGACCTGCGCTGTCCCATCGAACAGGCGGAGCAGCTCTACACGGCGCTCAAGTGGCGCAAGGTTCCGGTGGAGTTCGTGCGCTTCGCCGGGGAAAGCCACGGCCTGAGCCGCGGCGGTAAGCCGTGGCACCGGGTCTTTCGCCTAGACCGGATCGTCGACTGGTTCGATCGCTACCTGGGGAAGGCCGAGGACGAGCAAGGATAG
- a CDS encoding DeoR family transcriptional regulator has translation MLGPERHRRILEHLRQHGSATVQALCRMLGVSRMTVQRDLAALARRGVLVRVRGGAVRADVPPAGAPDRCEICGVPVRVRDAFVVVDDSGRRHMACCPHCGVLLARMVAPATALAADFLTGRVLEARSATYVVDSEVHTCCSPSVLAFAGADEASRFQGAFGGKLVRWAGLSRELTHPRALPGPSRNVS, from the coding sequence ATGCTGGGGCCCGAACGACATCGGCGCATCCTCGAGCACCTACGCCAGCACGGCTCCGCCACAGTACAGGCGCTGTGCCGGATGCTGGGCGTCTCGCGCATGACGGTCCAGCGGGATCTGGCCGCCCTCGCCCGGCGCGGCGTGCTGGTCCGCGTGCGGGGTGGGGCCGTCCGGGCAGACGTCCCACCCGCGGGCGCACCCGATCGCTGTGAGATCTGCGGGGTGCCCGTTCGCGTACGGGATGCGTTCGTCGTCGTCGACGATAGCGGCAGGCGCCATATGGCATGTTGCCCCCATTGCGGAGTGCTGCTGGCCCGGATGGTGGCCCCTGCCACCGCCCTGGCGGCCGATTTCCTGACCGGTCGCGTCCTGGAGGCCAGGAGTGCCACGTACGTGGTGGACTCCGAGGTCCATACCTGCTGCTCTCCGTCCGTACTGGCCTTCGCCGGGGCCGACGAGGCCTCCCGGTTTCAGGGCGCGTTCGGCGGGAAGCTGGTCCGGTGGGCCGGCCTCTCGCGCGAGCTCACCCACCCTCGTGCGTTGCCCGGCCCGTCCCGTAACGTCTCGTAA
- a CDS encoding superoxide dismutase family protein — protein sequence MALLAAARVLRNIGKPPEAVAYVRGGPLAPEISGTIRFQETQGGVRVTVEVEGLPPYAPATPGRAPIGPHGFHIHEKGDCTVGDATDPFLAAGGHFDDSGQPHGNHAGDFPVLFSNAGRASMTFFTSRLRVAAILGRAVIIHENPDDYRTQPAGASGKRLACGVIQRP from the coding sequence GTGGCCCTCCTGGCCGCGGCGAGGGTGCTGCGCAACATCGGCAAACCGCCGGAGGCCGTGGCGTACGTGCGCGGGGGCCCGCTGGCGCCTGAGATCTCCGGAACGATCCGTTTCCAGGAGACCCAAGGGGGCGTTCGGGTGACCGTGGAGGTCGAGGGGTTGCCGCCCTACGCCCCGGCGACGCCGGGGAGGGCGCCCATCGGGCCCCACGGGTTCCACATCCACGAGAAGGGTGACTGCACGGTGGGCGACGCGACCGATCCGTTCCTGGCCGCAGGGGGGCATTTCGACGACAGCGGCCAGCCCCACGGCAACCATGCCGGTGACTTCCCGGTGCTCTTCTCCAACGCCGGCCGGGCGTCCATGACTTTCTTCACGTCACGCCTTCGTGTCGCGGCCATCCTCGGGCGCGCGGTCATCATCCACGAAAACCCGGACGACTACCGTACCCAGCCGGCAGGAGCCTCCGGCAAGCGCCTCGCTTGTGGCGTCATCCAGAGGCCCTGA
- a CDS encoding SCO family protein, with protein sequence MQRLRTSRRIWILVALVVIAGAASAVGWSLTRPRAPGFRGAAVNPPYPAPDFTLVDQRGEPFRFSSLRGKVVALYFGYTFCPDACPGTLLNFRQARQLLGNQADRVQFVFVSVDPDRDSPERIREYLSNFDPSFLGLTGKPAQVTAVLRQYGVVAEKVYVEGSSAGYLMNHTASVYLIDPNGMMRVMVFYGQRAEDLAHDIRQLL encoded by the coding sequence ATGCAAAGGCTCCGCACGTCCCGGCGGATCTGGATCCTGGTAGCCCTCGTCGTGATCGCGGGCGCCGCGTCGGCCGTCGGATGGTCCCTGACCCGCCCGAGGGCGCCGGGTTTCCGGGGGGCCGCGGTCAATCCCCCGTACCCCGCCCCCGACTTCACCCTGGTCGACCAGAGGGGGGAGCCTTTTCGGTTCTCGTCCTTGCGCGGCAAAGTGGTCGCCCTGTACTTCGGGTACACCTTCTGCCCGGACGCCTGCCCCGGCACGCTCCTCAACTTCCGCCAGGCTCGCCAGCTGCTGGGCAACCAGGCCGACCGGGTGCAGTTCGTCTTCGTGAGCGTCGATCCGGATCGGGACTCGCCCGAGAGGATCCGGGAGTACCTGTCCAACTTCGACCCGAGCTTCCTGGGGCTCACCGGTAAGCCGGCCCAGGTGACGGCCGTGCTCAGGCAGTACGGGGTGGTGGCGGAGAAAGTCTACGTCGAGGGCTCCAGCGCCGGGTATCTCATGAATCACACCGCCTCGGTCTATCTCATCGACCCCAACGGGATGATGCGGGTCATGGTCTTCTACGGGCAGAGAGCGGAAGACCTGGCCCACGACATCCGGCAACTCCTGTAA
- a CDS encoding copper chaperone PCu(A)C produces MAERLQSRLLGRRGELRRPAGAPLVAGAALVAAAFVWAFSTGLAGAAAPAKAAGAAQAPPQGIRVEDVWARPAKAMGGHGDASMGMTGAIFLTLVNDSASTRYLVAVKSDVAGAVELHETRIVDNVMKMQPVARIEVPAKGRAQLKPGGYHIMLLGLRRTLAEGDRFRATLVFDDGSELAVDVPVEMR; encoded by the coding sequence ATGGCAGAGCGGTTGCAGAGCCGGTTGTTGGGGAGGCGGGGCGAGCTGCGGCGCCCGGCCGGCGCGCCACTCGTGGCCGGCGCCGCGCTGGTGGCCGCCGCATTCGTGTGGGCGTTTTCGACGGGCCTCGCCGGGGCCGCGGCTCCGGCAAAGGCGGCCGGCGCGGCCCAAGCGCCACCCCAGGGCATCCGGGTGGAGGACGTCTGGGCCAGGCCGGCAAAGGCCATGGGAGGCCATGGAGATGCCTCCATGGGGATGACCGGCGCCATTTTCCTCACGTTGGTCAACGACAGCGCGTCCACGCGCTACCTGGTGGCGGTGAAGTCCGACGTGGCCGGCGCGGTGGAGCTCCATGAGACCCGGATCGTCGACAACGTCATGAAGATGCAGCCGGTGGCCCGCATCGAGGTACCGGCCAAGGGGCGGGCCCAGCTCAAGCCTGGCGGGTACCACATCATGCTGCTCGGGCTGCGCCGCACCCTGGCAGAGGGCGACCGCTTCCGGGCCACCCTGGTCTTCGACGACGGCTCCGAGCTGGCGGTCGACGTACCGGTCGAGATGCGCTGA
- the sat gene encoding sulfate adenylyltransferase, with product MSDHSGPGCRDAGPIAPYGGRLVNARVRGRRAAELRTRSFDAVWRLSEEQASDLLLVADGAYSPLEGFMDRQAYEQVVCRMTLPGGLPWTIPIVLRIDGTLAARLRPGDALALVEGDSPEGAAAGPARQPGVLAGGLTVTDVWKVDLREEARRVYGTEDPSHPGVARLFRAPEWCAGGPVEVLEWWRPRGLPASLTMRPARTRQLFLAAGWRSVAAFQTRNPAHRAHEHLQKCALEQVDGLLIHPLVGPTRDADLPSGVRMRAYEILLWHYYPPERTVLSAFPAPMRYAGPREAVFHAIVRRNYGCTHFVVGRDHAGADGFYGPYEAQAFFDRFDPGVLGIVPLKFGGAFFCRACGGMASERTCPHGHAGRVVLSGTELRRRLRAGEPVPAEFARPQVTAFLQRALAGR from the coding sequence GTGAGCGACCACAGCGGGCCCGGTTGCCGGGACGCCGGCCCCATCGCCCCTTACGGCGGGCGACTGGTCAACGCCCGGGTGCGTGGGCGGCGAGCCGCCGAGCTCCGCACCCGGAGCTTCGACGCCGTCTGGAGGCTTTCCGAGGAACAGGCCAGTGACCTCCTGCTCGTCGCCGACGGGGCGTACAGCCCGCTCGAAGGCTTCATGGACCGGCAGGCCTACGAACAGGTGGTCTGCCGCATGACCCTGCCCGGCGGGTTGCCGTGGACGATCCCGATCGTATTGCGCATCGACGGAACGCTGGCCGCGCGGCTGCGCCCGGGAGACGCGCTGGCCCTCGTGGAGGGCGATTCACCGGAGGGCGCCGCGGCGGGGCCGGCCCGGCAGCCGGGTGTGCTGGCCGGCGGGCTCACCGTCACCGACGTCTGGAAGGTCGACCTGCGGGAAGAGGCGCGGCGAGTCTACGGCACGGAGGACCCCTCGCACCCGGGAGTGGCCCGCCTGTTCCGGGCACCGGAGTGGTGCGCGGGAGGCCCGGTGGAGGTCCTGGAGTGGTGGCGCCCCAGGGGGCTGCCGGCCTCGTTGACGATGAGACCTGCGAGGACGCGCCAGCTCTTCCTAGCGGCGGGGTGGAGGAGCGTGGCGGCCTTCCAGACGCGCAACCCCGCCCACCGGGCTCACGAACACCTCCAGAAGTGCGCGCTGGAGCAGGTCGACGGGCTCCTGATCCATCCCCTCGTAGGCCCGACCCGGGACGCCGACCTCCCCTCGGGCGTCCGGATGCGGGCCTACGAGATCCTGCTCTGGCACTATTATCCGCCGGAACGGACCGTGCTTTCGGCCTTCCCGGCCCCGATGCGCTACGCCGGGCCGCGGGAGGCGGTTTTCCACGCGATCGTGCGCCGCAACTACGGGTGCACCCACTTCGTGGTCGGTAGGGACCACGCCGGAGCCGACGGCTTCTACGGGCCTTACGAGGCGCAGGCGTTCTTCGACCGGTTCGACCCGGGGGTGCTCGGAATCGTCCCCCTGAAGTTCGGCGGAGCGTTCTTCTGCCGGGCATGCGGAGGTATGGCCAGCGAGCGCACCTGCCCGCACGGGCACGCAGGCCGGGTCGTGTTGAGCGGGACCGAGCTACGGCGGCGGCTGCGGGCCGGGGAGCCGGTGCCGGCCGAATTCGCCCGGCCCCAGGTGACGGCTTTCCTGCAACGCGCGCTGGCGGGCCGCTAG